From the Pseudorasbora parva isolate DD20220531a chromosome 2, ASM2467924v1, whole genome shotgun sequence genome, the window ccatgattgcggttttgagtaatgaaccaggctgggagtttttaaaagcctcaggaagcttttacaggtgtttagagttaattagttgattcagatgattaggttaatagctattttagagaaccttttcatgatatgctaattttttgagacaggaattttgggtatTCATGagttgtatgccaaaatcatcagcattaaaataattaaagacctaaaatatttcagttggtgtgcaatgaatctaaaatatatgaaagttttatcattacattatgaaaataatgaactttatcacaatatgctaattttttgagaaggacctgtatatatttttccCAGAGCCATGACTCTGAAGTTAAACAGGCAAAATACACCCACCTTGTTGGAGTAAACGGGTACGTTTGTGATGGATGAGGCGTCGATGATGCGACGCCGTTTGGGAGGATGTTGTTTTGGAGGGTCTGAAACAGGAACACTTAAATCCCCGACACTGTCTGATACCTGTTGTTTTGGAGGGTCTGAAACAGGAACACTTAAATCCCCGACACTGTCTGATACCTGCAATAAGAAGGACAAGTCAATATATTTCCCATATTATATAAATGTGGGTTTTAATACGAGTTTAACAGTAAATCCGATTTAGGTAACGTTAACGGTCTCATCGTAACACAAGCCAAATAACAATGTTTGTACTTACACTGACTTGTGTAACAGCTAAGTTACATATATCGAAACTGTTCGGTAAACAggataaaaatgtttaaaggaCCTAAGCATTATTAATAAGTCTAAAAGAGGGGGGTTAAATGTAAACATACCGTATACGATCTGAAACAAGTGCTAAATAATGTTGTAACTTCTCGGAGTACAGAAAACTTGAGGCTAAAACGTGCACATTTACTTGAATAAATCCATTGAAGGTGGTTCACATTTTCATATTGTAACGTTAGATGTTGTTGCACATTAATCAACGGCAActgattaacgttagcctgtgTGCTACTGCACAGCATGATGACAGTTATAGATTAGATATTCAGATAGTTCTCTGATAATAACTGTCCAAACGTCGAATCCATGTAAAACGTAAAGAGTAGCAATAACTCTTTAAACGTAACCTTATAAATGTTATACACGAGATCTTACCATTTCAGCCATGATCCGTTTCCGCGCGCTCATTCCCGTGCGCGCTCTAGGCGAGTCTGCGTGACGTCACACAACAGAGGCTGTGTTACTCAGTGCACTTTATTCCACTGATAGTTTCACCCATTTAAACCGATGTAAACGCTTGATTATTATGTTGATGaggtaaatattttaataaaaataataaaagttagTTACGGTAAGGCGATTTATATAACtatttcaaacagaaaacaggaCGGAAATTGCTTCCTTCTATAATACAATTGTAGAGAAAAGGTCTATTCTAGTAGGAGTGGTGTagttcattttcaaaaatgtaatgtacCACAAGAATAAGGACGTAATTCAATATTCAACATAAAACGTAACATGTATAATGTGTAGCCCTGGGTATCTGGGTGTTACAGCCTTTTTCCATATCcattttaacattcaaaaaaCAAGCATCACACTCTGTCAATATATTTATGTGCCTCTCATTTACATGCAAAAGGTTTATTACTTTAGCACAATTCACTTGCAGTTGGTCTTTTTGCATCTAGATCCACAAAAACATCATACAAATGATGCATTATAAAATATACCAACACTATACACTGTACACGGTAACAGAAAAGGGGGTGTTTTCAATCACAACAATCATGCAGGGTCTTTTTTGCAAATAATGTCCCATTATTGTATATTTCTGTCACTTCTTTTTGTTCTCTTTGCAGGCCACTACATATCGCTGAGCAACATTGAGAGGTGGAGAATAGCCATCTGCATAAGATGTATCCTCAAACAGAACCGAATAGTCATCCTGGGGCTGGAAAAGAAGTGAGATGTGTCAAAATGTATAGAATTTCTTCTTCTCATATATAACTGGACTAGTGATACcattaaaaaacataataataataataataataataataataatctgacaGACTAACAACATTAATCCCATGAGGGTTTAGAGAAGAATCTTTACAAATAGCGAAGACATCTTCAACATAAGCCTCTTATCCTACGCTTCAATCAGTCTGAACTCTTTTCATTCTTGTTCCGCTCACCCGATGTGGCGGCGTGTGGATCAGAGCTCTGTAAAAACAAGTGGTCTGTGGATAGAGGGCCAGCACCAGCTGATCTTTACTGAACAGGGCCTCTGGGTCGGTCTCTGGGTTTGCTTTCCACTGTGGGAGTGGAATGATTCTTCTCCGACTCAACGTGTGTCTCCTGAATAGAAAAGAAAGTGAGAAACAATAAATAGGTTATAGTTAGTTGAATTACACtatttttcaaaagtttggggtctaaTTTTTTTATGGCTTTGAAAGTttcactaaggctgcatttacttggtcaaaaatacaataaaactgtgatattgtgaaatattattacaattttaaattgttttctaTTAGAATATATTCtatatttgtgtattttcaTGTAGTcctatgatggcaaagctgagcATTACTCCAAGCTATAGTGTCACATCCTtcaaaatcattctaatatgctgatttggtcaATAATATCTGCAGAGCCGCAGTTTTGCCCCAGCCGCAGTTTCACAACAGCGATTTTGCCCCACGCATGTGCAGTTTCACTACAACGGTTTCACGTGGAtatatttgatttttaaatcttaattCTGTCTTAAAGCTATCTATTGATTATTGTTGCTCCTGCTGTTATGTTTTTGCATCTGCTGTTGCCCGGAGGTCTTCAGGCTCCTTTACTGATATAAAACAATGCTGTCATGAACACTTAAACAATTAAAAACGAACAGCCTGGTATAATAAACTcacaatgtattttcaatgcctGGTATAAAAAACTAACTTTCGAATAGACATTTCAAaggtttttataattattaaattattagtcTAAAGTCAAGATAAATAATTCCTCTAGTTGATTAATTCTGCCTGGGGTAAATGCATAAACCTGAACACAATTCAAACGTACTTTTAAACAGGCTGAAAGTGTGAGCATAATATTAATTTGTTGGAGACATAACTACGAATTTAATTTACACTCATTTAGCgattacatttacaatttacatTAGGCCTATTTTACAATTACAGTTGATCACTAACTTATAACTATAAAATCACACGtgcaattacaataaataaataaaattgtagtTTTATTCCCTCCCAGTGCCGTAACATGCATCTCAAAGTCATAAGACTGCGATGCAGTGCGCATGCTCGGTCAGAACTGCTGTGGTAAAACTGTGGCTCTGCGGCTCTGCAGTCAGACCCTTCTCGAtctggtagcctagaaatctagacgcaccctagaggcagaaaatgtaatttgcagccagggcgtctagcaactctccccGTTGGCTTGCATGAAAAACCatactctggtcaggccaatcacatcatgtatagagtcggtggtcgggcttaaaggggtacttcagcgctggtaaaattaatctgtatttaaactgggtcattaatgtagtagaaatgtgaaattatttttgaatttggtgccttatAGACTGAGACAGAAAATGTagttttgtctcatggggatgaaagactacaattcccagaatgcttcgctgccctgtgaggccactcccaaagccaccgctactggattactgtgactgagttggaaaacagacactacaattaaatactaaacatgtttgttcaatataatgagtgagtcgccacacgagtgtcacagcactaacaggagtcagattacatttacgGTCATGAATGAggtgaatgagctctcgtgatgagagctgaggtaatcgcgaccgcACTtgcagcatacattcacaacgcatgttcagtctggccttTGGAAgccagttcatgcctttggaagcttaactttcatagaaattaatttgaaaagttaCAACTCTTACATTGCTCAACATGTAAGAGATGTAACAATGTAACATGTTACAttgctccgtttacatgaatgcctgcagctgtgacCTGAGCTGTcagtgttatctcccatcccccatctgcgggttgaaaacatgtgaaaatagctccctctgctggctgtagtctttagccaaaaattcctcagatgaagcaaattgatgatatttgagCTGGGGtgtaatcatttgaatatactccagggtttctactgatacaaagccatatgttaatcgcttgaagtaaccctttaacataatgacggcagagttgtgatGGTTCCGCGTGAATTTCCTGCTACTTCCCTGctaacaaagaacagcactgaagtcaattcttaaaaaaggaagatcttaaaatcttaaaaaaagaattaatctacatgacccaaaagtttaagaccacaTGTCTCAAGATGCTGTActcaaacttggtgtcatcaaactacgcttttgttttgaataggcgacctctagtggacggaaagttgcatagtgcaccttaaaTTTTTTGTGGATGCCATAATACTTTTTTTaggaagttcaaaagaacaatatttatttgaaatagatatattttataacattataaatatatttgctgTTACTTTTGATCCATTGAATGTGTCCTTTCTgaatataaaagtattaatacaAAAAGATGTATGTATCAATTTAGATATGGGTGAAAAGGAAATGGAATTTTACTTACTCTTTACCCTCTTCATCAATGTCATCCACCTCATACCTGATAAAAGATAACATCATGATGCTACATTATCAATTCTCAAAATCAGGTATGAAAGCtaagtaaatataaataaacagaTTAACAGGAGATCAACTGGTAGATGATTACTTGTTGGTGGAGTGATTGTAGCTGATGACTTCCGCAAGAATCCACTGTTCATCACCATCCACAGCCTTCACACGTGCTGCTACCTTGTCCCCCTGCTTAGCCACATAGTCACTGCTTGCTGGTGTAGCGCCACACAGTGGTGGTGGACTGAAAGAGTAAGACAGGTATGAATTAGTGAGATGTAACAATCGTTTTGACTCAATATTCACTGAATGAATGATCATTTCTCAAACTAAGAGAACATAAGAGATAAAGTAAGAGACTCTTAATGGTACCTCTCTCCAGGTTTGCCAATCCAGAGAGGAAGGGTCATAGCTGACTGCTGTAACAGGGTCATCAGGACACCTCTGCGCATGGTCTTTCTTGGTGGGTCGGTGTCACTGTACACTCCTGCCATCCTGGCAGCTGCAGAAAGAGAAAGGTCGATAAGCTTCCACAACTGTGCAAATGCATGCAAACTTTTACAAACTAACATCCAAGACTTACCAATCCGTCTCTCCTCCAAAAGGGATTTAATTTCTGCAATCTTGTCAAGTGCCCGGTGAAGTATACTGGGAGGGATGCAAATAAATCTAATCATTTATCctgacataaaaaaattaaaatgtcttgATATTGAATAGTTTATTGAACCTTTTTTGTTGAGTATCAAAATAAGCAAAATTATGCCATTGCTGATATGTATATGGCCCAAAAGGAAGATAATTTAAAAGCATATAATTATCTATTGTCACTATATCTTTCAGCGCAGATGATATTAAATGCTTAATTTTATGATGAAAGCTCTGTAGTTTTTAATTGATTGAGATAGATTAAGAGATGCAAATTTTCCTCAAAATCCTGATGCatcataatttatatatttaaatgatattcacatttaaaaaaataaaaaatatgaataattaaGTAAAGATAAATTGCTTCAGTCCAGTAAGCGTTCATAATGCTAACAATATAAAAGCTATACTTACAATTACTTTAcaaaaatttgtttaaaaaaaaagacagtaAACATGTCAGTGTACAACAGGTACTTCAGTAAAGCTTTGATTGTATCAATAATTTAGCGTCTTTAGAAATTTGAGTATCAAATGTgatacagtatttatataatagtGTTCAAAATGTTCTTTCCAGTCAGCACACATTTGAAAGCCTTGGGCAAAATTACCACAAGATGGGGCTGTAAAACCACAAGATGTTCAATATGTTTcttgtgaaaataaaaaaacaaatagtcACCACAGAAAAAGATAATGTCATGAACAGATCATCTGATGAATCATCttgtggtcattaaaaacagTGCAAATACATCATTTGCATTAAAGTGAAGTGGAACAACAAGAGAAACCAAACGCAGGAACTGTCATTTACCCTCGGCCTTACCCGCATTCAGCTTCAGCATCAGCTTTAGCTGTAGTGTAGAGACCCCTTAACTTTGTTCTATAATATGGAGAAGCTAAAGGAGGAGGAAGATAGTACACACAAATATGAAAGAGATccagtttgaaaataaaaataatatgctTGACCACTTGAAAAACAGTAGACaatgaaatatgaaatattgcATTACTCTTATTTTCTGTCTGCATCCTTTCATGTGTTTTCTGGATGTTGAGAAGGTTGTGTTCACTTCGTGATCGCTCCTCCTGTGTATTTAAGAGTGATTAAAGTATAAACACTGGGCATATTGCAAATATCCCAAGTATAAATACACCCAAACTACAGTGATCACGCATGAGAATCAAAGTAGTGCTCACCTGAGTTTGCTTTATGAGCTGATGCAGCTCATTCAGCAACTCTGCAATTTTGGTGTCTGCTGAAACTAAAGCCATTGTATCTGcaaacaaaaaagttatttcagttgcgtgtgtgtgtgtgtgtgtgtgtgtgtaccccaTGTCATTTCATTATGCTTCACTTTACAATGTAACAATTAAACAGCACCACCACGCACAATGCACAAAGCAAAGATAACGTTGCCATAATACATTAATTCTAAGAACAATGCATTTAGGTTTACGAGGGCTGGATGGATCTCAGATCACACCCTCCGCGCGCGCACAGATAAGCAAGAAAAGCGTGAATCTCACCTTTAAACACACAGTTCCGCGATGCTCTCCAGATTCACCTTGTGTATTAGTATACAAACTATgatcaaaaaacatttatgtatTACAGTTTCGCTTTCCTAAACGAATTTTGGAATTTGTTTTCGCTTTGCATTGATTGGTTGAACTCTGCAGCTAGGCCTCGTACGGACACATTGAAGGGACAAACTTCACGGTATTTTCAAAACGccttattaaaaaagaaagaactacTGGAAACTTTTCAATATTTAAGAGAGATAAATATCTACTACCAATAGTTAACCATATTGATGAATGatgaaaatatttctaaaatatatttcactgttactatatatatatatatatatatatatatatatatatatatatatatatatatatatatatatatatatatatatatatcctaaagATAATGTGTATGCCAAAATTGCATAATAATCATAAGTTATCTTCATAATTTTCATCACTATCAACACATTAACCTACATATTTATCTATTTAGGTTTAACTAGGTTAAACTTTgcctttttatattaaaatgtatttttttctatttaatgttttgttattgacataatgttttattttcacCATTTATAATTCCTGCTGTCTTGCTTAGCTGtgatatttgtgtttaataggctacttaaaCCAGCTTTGATAAAGAGTTTAAACACATAAGAGACCATATGGGGCGAAAGCAACCATCAAAGATTAAATGAAAGAGACAAATCATTCAGACCTCATATATCTGACCTGCACTTTAGTATGTCCAAAGGCTGTGACTGTTGAGATAATATTATGGAGTTAATTTTCAACAAAGATACTTTTAAAGGGAGGGTGAAAAAAGAGACAGACGAGATAGGTGCAAGGAGGATGATAAAAAGCAGAGAGATTTGTTATGTTGTCATAGCTGAATGCTTGTTGGCTTAGCCAATAACTCTGTAAATATTTACTGTACAGCACGCAGCACTCTCACATGATATTAATTTCAGAGCCAAGGTAAATAGTGCAAGGCAAAATAGggaaagagaaaaagaagaatgtgtactaaaagagcaacaacacaaaaaaaaagtttggggaGCAAAAAAAGGTTTTGGATTATGAGAGAAAACAGAATCAACTTTGATAAATAACTAGAGCCCTATGGTTAGAGAGAAAGAAAGGGAAAACACATTGTAGAGTTGTACTCATGTGCACATTGGCTTTGgaagaataaataaattgtgtaaTCTTTTGCCAAGTATTCGCTGCCCTCGTTTCTCACGTAGCGCATGCACTCATGAAACCAACCACATTTTCGAATATATTTAAGCACAGTAATAAAACTGAATCTGTTGCACTCGTACTCTCTCATTATAACAGCACATAAGCACGAGTCATACTGTAAACATCGACATTGCCCAAAAATAGCCACAGCGCTCAGTCATCAAACCAAATTCCGCTGGAATGACTAAAGAACTGTATGTGCTTGTACAATGGAGTGCAAAAAAAAGAGCatgtcagtaaaaaaaaaatatatatatattatgca encodes:
- the sgf29 gene encoding SAGA-associated factor 29, translating into MALVSADTKIAELLNELHQLIKQTQEERSRSEHNLLNIQKTHERMQTENKTSPYYRTKLRGLYTTAKADAEAECGILHRALDKIAEIKSLLEERRIAARMAGVYSDTDPPRKTMRRGVLMTLLQQSAMTLPLWIGKPGESPPPLCGATPASSDYVAKQGDKVAARVKAVDGDEQWILAEVISYNHSTNKYEVDDIDEEGKERHTLSRRRIIPLPQWKANPETDPEALFSKDQLVLALYPQTTCFYRALIHTPPHRPQDDYSVLFEDTSYADGYSPPLNVAQRYVVACKENKKK